Proteins encoded within one genomic window of Polaribacter sp. NJDZ03:
- the gmk gene encoding guanylate kinase encodes MSDFKGKLFVFSAPSGSGKTTIVRHLLKQERFNLEFSISATSREPRGEEIDGKDYYFINLRAFKDKIKSDEFLEWEEVYRDNFYGTLKSEVERIWALKKHVIFDIDVVGGLRIKKKYPEETLSVFVKPPSVDELKIRLKKRSTESEDKINMRIAKASVELATAPQFDKIIKNYILEDALQEAEELMSNFLELN; translated from the coding sequence ATGTCAGATTTTAAAGGGAAATTATTCGTCTTTTCTGCCCCCTCAGGTTCAGGTAAAACAACTATTGTACGCCATTTATTAAAACAAGAAAGGTTTAATCTAGAATTTTCTATTTCTGCTACTTCTAGAGAACCTAGAGGAGAAGAAATAGACGGTAAAGACTATTACTTTATCAACTTAAGAGCGTTTAAGGATAAAATTAAAAGTGATGAATTTTTAGAGTGGGAAGAAGTTTACAGAGACAACTTCTACGGAACTTTAAAAAGTGAGGTAGAGCGCATTTGGGCCTTAAAAAAACACGTTATTTTTGATATTGATGTAGTTGGCGGATTGCGTATTAAAAAGAAATATCCAGAAGAAACGTTATCTGTTTTTGTAAAGCCACCAAGTGTAGACGAGTTAAAAATTCGTTTAAAAAAACGTTCTACAGAAAGTGAAGACAAAATAAACATGCGTATTGCAAAAGCTTCTGTAGAATTAGCAACTGCACCACAATTTGATAAAATTATAAAAAATTACATTTTAGAAGATGCTTTGCAAGAAGCAGAAGAGTTAATGAGTAATTTTTTAGAATTGAACTAA
- the nadD gene encoding nicotinate (nicotinamide) nucleotide adenylyltransferase: protein MKIGLYFGTFNPMHIGHLIIANHMVENSDLDEIWMVVTPHNPFKKKSSLLDNHERFEMIYRATANYQKIKPSDIEFNLPQPNYTVHTLAHVSDMYPNKEFCLIMGEDNLKSLHKWKNYETILEHHHIYVYPRIAEGVMDDQFKNHPKIHKVEAPIVQISSTMIRKARKEKKNIQPLLPKEVWEYIDEMNFYNK, encoded by the coding sequence ATGAAAATAGGTTTATATTTTGGTACGTTTAACCCAATGCATATTGGGCATTTAATTATTGCCAATCACATGGTAGAAAATTCTGATTTAGATGAAATCTGGATGGTTGTTACGCCTCACAATCCGTTTAAGAAAAAAAGCTCTTTACTAGATAATCATGAACGTTTTGAAATGATCTATAGAGCAACCGCTAATTACCAGAAAATAAAACCATCAGATATAGAGTTTAATTTACCACAACCTAACTACACAGTTCATACGTTAGCACATGTTTCTGATATGTACCCAAACAAAGAATTCTGTTTAATTATGGGAGAAGACAATCTAAAAAGTTTACATAAATGGAAAAATTATGAAACCATTTTAGAACATCATCATATTTATGTGTACCCTAGAATTGCAGAAGGCGTTATGGATGATCAATTTAAAAATCATCCTAAAATTCATAAAGTAGAGGCTCCTATTGTACAAATATCTTCTACCATGATAAGAAAGGCTAGAAAAGAAAAAAAGAACATACAACCTCTGTTACCTAAAGAAGTTTGGGAATATATAGATGAAATGAACTTCTACAATAAATAA